The Zea mays cultivar B73 chromosome 7, Zm-B73-REFERENCE-NAM-5.0, whole genome shotgun sequence DNA segment TTATTTTTCTCATTTCACTGTAGAAATTTCAATGTGGTGCCATATAACTAACTACACAAGCCTAATAATTATGACCAAAATAAAATTAACTCTATATGGACTATCCTACTTCAGCGCCACTGAATTAGGTAAAGTCATGCAATGTAACCTCTTTATCTTGGTGTAGCCATCGGTCTCTTGAGCCAGAAAAATAAATTATAACATGATTTCTACTTTCTTCTATTTCATAACGTCGAGATAAACTGTTGTTAATATGTAGATCCTCATTCTCCATGCTGAACCATTTGTCCTGTTTACTTATGctgattacatcatagcatttcttCTATCATGAGTGTGCTGGATGTATAATTACTTTGGTCACCCAACACTGCTTCTATTGTCTTGAAATGCAATGCTATAGATATATGTCCTTGATGACAAGGGACTGTTAAAGAATGAATTAACACAGAACACAGTCATTTACACTTGACACTACTTGTGCTAAGCATTAACATTGGCTTCTCTCTTTACATACAAGAAGTGTTTTACTTATATTAAGGATGTGGCTGATGCTTATCTCCCAAATTCTCAATTAATAGTCAAGAATGTACCATGCTTAAGGATACTCATATTGATTGCACCTTGATCATGCAGGTACCATGCCAACAGAATGCTTAGCTTTTACGCACCAGGTGTGTTCTCTTTAGGATTTGAAACTGTCTTGTGATTTCTTTTCAATGAACAGAATTTTGATTTTTTTTTTTCAGGCTTCTTTTCTGGATGCTAAGTTGAACATAGAGTAGTTTTTAGTGCTCGCCTATGTGGTAATCATACAACATAGGTTCTTCAAGCTCATATTTTGGATGCATGCTATTGTTACTTTGTTAGTGTGTTCACAGATTTTGTGTTCAGCTGTGCAAATAACCACCTCATAGCCTTATGCCATGCCACACCTGTTttagagaacctgaagatagcttgCCTCACTTCACAGACTTGTAGATGTTTATAAGCGTAATGTTTTACCCCTAAGTCGTTGTTTGTCTAAACTATAGCTTAGATGTTTTATGCATGTCTATTGGATATCTCAGCTGTTATGACTGGGATAATGGAATCACAATCATGTGTGCTCACTAGAAACATTCTGCAGCTGTTTAACTAGATGCTGGTTTCTTTCAAAAGTTGTGGTCTGTGTACATATAGAAGTCACTGATGATTCCTATGTTCAGGTTGGTGTGGAGAAGTTCGTGATGTTATCTATTCTGAGAATGGAACTGTAACCGTGGTATATCGAGTGATACTTAAAGGAACTGATGGAGAGGTAAACTTTCTCCCTTTTTTCTCTACGGAAGTTTTGTTGTACCTGCACAAATTTAAAGTGGCACTTTTCAAATTATATGGTTCACACTAACTGCACcatcttttttttcttttgaaaTCAACTAAAATACATTGAAAACAATCGTCTATATTAACTGATGCAATTGCATCTTTTTGAGTTAGGCATACAGAGATGCCACGGGCACAGCACAGTTACATGAGGGGCGCAGGGAAGATGCTGTTGCAGCCGCAGAGGAAGCTGCATTCTGCAAAGCCTGCGCACGGTTCGGTTTTGGCCTGTACCTGTACCACCAGGATGATTCTCATTACGACGACCACTTCCATTGAGGCTCAGTCTGCAAAAGAGCTGTTCATAAGCTGCAACATGCGTTGGATATGCCTCTCGAAAAACTTCGCATCTAGAATCAATTTTTGCTCTTTGCGTAGTATCATACTCATAACACAAAGAAGTGAACCTATGTAGATGCTATTCGAAACCTTCTTTTTATTAATATTAGAATTCTTATTAATATTATTGTATAATTATTTTTTTAATGTATATGTGTCGGACACAATCTATTGATTGATCTATATTCTGGCAGTCTACTATATCATAGTCTCTATCACTAGTATTTATAATAACTCAGGAGAAGTTTTGTTGAAATTTTCTATCAAAGTTTCTGAAAATCGGGTATACTCGATGATCGGATCGAAAGGACTAGGTACGTgactaaaatttatttaaataATCTGGGTAacagttcaagatgatcaaatta contains these protein-coding regions:
- the LOC100285521 gene encoding snRK1-interacting protein 1; amino-acid sequence: MEAAAATALPFAAAVPTAWRVRASPRTRRRSVAAKLERGLGKGVPTTNYVVPLDKATGMTRPLVEILRDLNKRVPDKIIDPDTNTVNWYHANRMLSFYAPGWCGEVRDVIYSENGTVTVVYRVILKGTDGEAYRDATGTAQLHEGRREDAVAAAEEAAFCKACARFGFGLYLYHQDDSHYDDHFH